Genomic segment of Longimicrobiales bacterium:
CTCCGCCCAGCGACATTCGCTGGATTTCTTCCTGGACCTGGGTCATCACGACGACCGAATCGCCGACGATTGCCACCAGGCGGTCGACAACATTAAGGTCATTTTGCTGCTGGCCGCTAGCGCCCAAAGGGAGGAGCGCGCAGGCCACGAGTAGAAGTACTGTCCGCTTAATCATGAGTCTTCGTAAACCTCAGTGCCGTTGCGGGTTCCTGGACGATCCCAGTTGCGCAGTTTGTCATCCTCCGACTGTGTCCGCTGATGCGATCGCAGAGTCGGTGGTCTGTTCTACCGGAGATAGGCTCCGCGCAGCTCGGATCTGGGCCACGTCTAAGATGACCGCTCCGATTCCTTCCTCCAGAACCGCCGTTGCGCGCCCAGCCCTCAGCTGGAAGCTCACGATCCCAAGGGGTACGATCTGAGTGGCGCCTGAAAGGTTGTCCAGAAGAGCTTCTTGCACCGCTCGTGAAACTGCGATCTCAACTGCCTCACCAGGCGCCTGGTCCAGATCGAGGAGTCCAAGTACTCTCGCCGCGGCTTTCAACTGCGTGCGTGCCTCTTCCACCAGGCCCTGGATGCTATCCGCTGCTGGTCTAAGCCCTTCTGACGCCGCCGCCCGGACGAGCAGATCGCGGCGTGCGACGCTTTCGAGAAATCCTTCGACCTCTTCGTCGGTGCTGGTCACGAGCTGGGCGCGGAGCTGCGGTTGCTCAAGCTGAAGAAATTCGCGGATGTCACTGACTGTGAGCTCTCCCGTTTCCCATTCGACCAATGTTCGGCGTTCCGCTCTTCCAGAGAGCGTTGCCCCGGGGTTGCTTGCGATCTCCCGCACGACCTCAATTGCGCCTTCCGTTGGAACCGGCTCTACCTGAGAGATGATGGCGGCCACGTAAAGCGACTCGGCTTCCTGAACCATGCGAGCCTGAACCTGTCGTCGGTAGACGGGAGCCGCCGCCTCGAACCCGCGTACTCGCCGTTCTTCCAGCCGGATCAAGTGGAGGCCCATTGGCGTCTCTACCACATCACTGATCTCACCGGGTTGCAGGGCCAGGGTCGCTTCCTCGAATGGTGCGACCATATCGCCGCGCTCGAAGAAGCCCAGGTCCCCTCCATTTTGAGAGGTGCCGGGGTCTTGGCTGAACTGGAGAGCGAGAGTCTCAAACGCTTCACCTCCGATCGCGCGCGCCCGAATCCCTTTCAGTAATGCCTGGACACTGTCGAACTGTGCCTGGGTCGACTGGATCGGCAATCTCAGCATGATGTGCCGGGCTCGGACCTCTACGGCCGGAGCCTCTGCCTCATATCGTTCCCGGAGTTCTTCATCCGTGACGAACGTGTCGACCTGAATGACCGAATCACGGAGCTGGAATACCATCAATTGAGCCAACTGCTGTTCGACCAGCGGCTGGAGGTCGAGATTCCCAAAGGTTGAGTCCTCGACAGCGGCCTCCGCCAGCAGTGTGTAGTCGAGCCACAACTCGGCAAGAGATTCGACCACTCCCGCGTCGGCAGCGAGTCGCTCCTCGTCGGCCAGTAGATCGACCGCCTGGTCGACGGTGAACGCGTAATCGCCCGCGCGTGCGAGCAGGCCCTCGTCACGGATTCCGACCGAACACGCGCCCACGGCCAAGGTCAGTCCCAGCACGACGGTGGCCATCCACTGCTTTTTCATTTGTTGGGTCTCCTGACCTCGGCTACAGTTCATACGTCCACTAAGCGGCGACTTTTCGCGCAGACGCCAGAGCCGAAAGGGCGACTAGCACAGTCTCCAGTATCGGCTCAAGACCTTCCTGCTCCAGCTTCACGGAAAGCGGGTGTATCCTCAACACGTCCATGAACGCTTCACGCTGCTTCATGGGTCCCTCAAGCGCCGAGATGCGTGGCACCACGCCCTCCCTGAAAGTCAGACGCGCCGAGCGTTCACGAACGATGGCCCGTTCCAGTCCCAGCTTCCGGCCGAGAATCCGAACTGCTGCCGCGTCCATGAGGCGCTCGACCTCGACAGGGAGGGGGCCGAACCGATCTTTCAGCTCTTCCTTAAGACCTTCGACCTCCGTGCGGGTCTCGGCTTTCGAAAGGCGCCGATAAAGATGGAGCTTCTGGCTCGAATCTGAAACGTATGTGTCGGGAAGGTAAGCGGGGCCTTCCAGACTCACATCGGGCGTGGGCCACTCAACCGCGTTTTCACCCTTCTCGATACGGTCCACGGTTTTCCGCAGAAGGCGCATGTAGGCGTCCAATCCAATCTGCTGAGCAAAGCCCGACTGGTCGGCCCCAAGAAGGTTGCCTGCCCCACGCAGCTCCAGATCGCGCAGCGCGACTGAATAGCCCGATCCGAGTTCCGTGTAGTGCTCCAACACGCGAAGCCGTCGCTCGGCATCTTTGTTCACATCGTCCGGCACGATCAGGTAGCAGTAGGCTCGCCGGTCAGAGCGACCCACCCTCCCTCGAATCTGATATAGCTGGGATAGCCCAAAGCGGTCCGCGCGATCAACCAAGAGCGTGTTGGCATTCGGGACGTCGAGCCCGTTCTCGATGATGGACGAGCAAATGAGCACATCGACTTTTCCGTCGACAAAGTCCGTCATGACCTCGTCGAGTTGCCCCCCGCTCATCTGACCATGTGCGATGGCGATACGCGCGTCGGGAACGAGTGCCTGAATTTGCTCTCCGATCGTGTAGATCGTGTCGATACGATTATGGAGGAAAAAGGCCTGTCCTCCTCGGTCGAGCTCCCGGTGGAGTGCCTCGGAAATGAGCTGGTCGGACCAGGGGAGGACGTTCGTGAAGATCGGCATCCGATCTCGGGGCGGGGTGCGAATCAACGTGAGGTCGCGTATGCCCGACATCGAGAGATAGAGGGTCCGGGGGATGGGTGTGGCGCTGAGCGTCAGCACATCGATCGAAGCACGAAGAGTCTTAAGCCGCTCCTTGTGTTTGACTCCGAAACGCTGCTCCTCATCGACGATGAGCAGGCCGAGGTCCTTGAACACGACATCCGTCGACAGGAGTCGGTGCGTTCCGATCACGATGTCGACACCACCATTTGCGACACGCGTGAGCAACTCTTTCTGTTCCTTTGCGGAACGAAAACGACTCAGCGATCCGACACTGACGGGGTAGTCCGCCAGTCGCTCCTCAAAGGTGTGCCTGTGTTGCTCCGCGAGAATCGTGGTGGGGGCGAGGACGGCGACCTGTTTTCCGTCTTGGATCGCCTTGAATGCCGCTCGGATTGCGATCTCTGTTTTCCCATAGCCGACGTCGCCGCACACGAGGCGGTCCATGGGCCGCTTCGACTCCATGTCGGCCTTCACGTCCTTCGTGGCCTGACGCTGATCCGGGGTGTCGTCGTAGAGGAACGAGGACTCCATCTCCATCTGCCATTTGGTGTCGGGCTGAAAAGCGAAGCCGACTGCGGTCTGCCGCCGAGCGTAGAGCTCTAGAAGCTCGGTGGTCATCTCCTCGATGACCCGCTCGGTCTTCTGTCTGAGGTTCTTCCAGCGTTTTCCGCCGATCCGGTGGATTCGAGGTGGCCGAGAATCTTCGGACTCGCCGACCCAGCGCTCGATCAAATCGAGCCGAGTGACTGGCAGCCGAAGGAGTTCTCCTCCAGCGTATTCGATCACGAGAACTTCGATTTCTGCCCGACCGATCTTGATATGCTCGAGACCACGGAACTGACCGACGCCGTGGTCCATGTGGACGACGAAACTCCCTGGCGTGAGTTGTGCGAGGCTTTCGAGGGCCACAGAGCCCCGGAAGCGTCGACTGCGTCTGACTCGGCGGGGGCGTCGGAAGATTTCGTGATCGTTGACGACCCGGAGCGGCGGGTCTGAACATGCGAGCTCAAAACCCCCTGCGAGCGCACCGAGCCCAAGGCGCGTGCCCATAGGTAGCCGTCGCGGCCCACCGAGGATCTCCTCTAGGCGTTGAAGCTGCCCGTCGTTATCGCAGAGAAGGAGGGTTTCCGCTGCGGTTGCCTCACCGTTCCTCAAGTACGTGTCCAGCCGCGCCATGTCGCGATCGATCTCGGGAGGAGGAGAGGCTTCGATGGCCCTGGGCAGGTCTCGACTCGAAACGATGTCCAGACGGGGGAGCGCGGCGAGTCGCTCCGTGACCGACGACGGCTCGAGGAACAGCGCTCCCGGTAGGGGCGGTTCCGCGCCAGACTCCACTAGGCTGTCGTACAGCGTCTCCACACGATTCCATGTGCGCTCGAAGTCTACGCCCATGTCCCAGTCGCCGAGTCGCATGACGACCGCGTCTGACGGGAGTAGTTCCAGAAGAGAACGCCACACTTCGCCCCCGTCCGCATCACCGTCGGTGCGGAAGTCCACAGGCAGGATGTGGGTCTCCGGCAGTTCTCCAGTCGAACGCTGATCACTGATATCAAACGGCCGAATCGAGACGATTTCGTCTCCCCAGAACTCGATTCGCACCGGGTCGCCCGCGGAAACAGAAAAGACGTCGAGGAGGCCGCCACGTACTGCGAACTGTCCCACTTCTTCGACCAGCGATACCCGTTCGAATCCTCGATCTTCCAGCAGCCCCGTAAGGTCACCGAACGGCATTTCGGCACCGACTCGAAGGGTCGTCCGAAGATCGGCAAGCCGCGCCGGAATCGGGGCCCGCTCTTGGAGGGCTCGCGGGGTCGTCACGATGACTTTAGTTCGGCCAGCAAAGAGCGCCTCTACCGCTTCGACCCGGAGGCCGCCGATCTCCAGCTGGGTCTCGGATTCCTCGTACGGGAGGGCCTCTTTCTGCGGATAGAGATGAGACTCCTCATCACCGTCGAGCAGGGTCTCTAGGTCTGCTTCGACCGATATGGCGTCGCGCGGGCTCTCGGCTACCGCCACGAAGACCCGCTCAGGGTGGGCTAGATGGAGCACCGCGACCACAGCGGTCTCCAGGGAGCCGATGGCGCCACCGAGCACGTGCCGCTCCCCGGGGAGCGGGAGGGCTTCGGATGTCGTCCGGACCGCCGGACTCGAGTGGAGCGCGCGAAGGACTGTGTTAGTCGAGTCCATCAGCCTGCCTGCGAGGTGCGGAACCCAGCGAAGTCAATGGATTCCATGAGCCGGACGTCCCCATGAGCGCCTCGAGCATCAGGAGCACCAAGACCGCAAGAAGAAACGGCCACCAGAGCTCCGGACCCTGCCGCACACGAAAGATCGTCCGGTCCCATGCTTCGGCCCGAGATACATTGGTCACGTCATGGCCGATGGCTCCAGTCATGTCATCGTTGGCCAGTGCTGCCAGCCTTGATTCATCGGGGGGCGTGTTGAGCGCCATTACTGCGACGGTCGTGTCCTCTGCAAGGAACGTGTAGAAGCCGGCAGTGCCCGTGCCCCGGACGGTCCGAGTGCCGTCGATCTCGAAGGTCTCGCCGCTGGGGAAGCGCACATGCGTCGCGCCCGAGGGTGCGGACAGAGGGTTTCCTGTCAGCAACTCCCCTGTTCCGCCTCCGGCTCCGGCCCATTCTCCTGCTATCCAGTCGACGAACCGAAGCATCCCCGTTGACACCGGAAGGCTCGTACCGGATGTATCAAGAGAGGAACCGAGGATGAGATAACGGCGCCCCACGGCGTCCGAGCCTTCCACCGCCCACGCATTGCCATCGATCTCCGCAAGCGTGCGGGTCGGGGCGGGCGGATCACCTGTAAGCTCGAGTGCATACCGGCTGCGGACACGGACGCCATCGAGGGGGCTCGGCAGATTGGAGCCCTGAAGGTCCGACATCCCGCCGCCAGCGACCGGGTTGAGGCGCCATGGAATTCCACCGTCCGCGAGTCGACGATTGAGAGCCGGAAGTAGAGTGGCATCTGCGGGGGGGATGATTACCGCCGCGCCCGTGGCCGCACGGCGATCGAGCGACGCCCCGTTCGCCGAGATCAGGAGATTCGCCAGTGCTGAGGCGGTTGGCGTCACTCTACCAGCGTCTTCGAGGACTGCCACGGCCTCTGAGACGAATACGCCCGGTGATCCTGCGACCGCGACCGACGGTGCCGGGCGTGAACGGTATGCGAAGAACCGACGGTCGTCTGCGCGCAGCGCATCGGGATCTGCGTCGGCGTAACCCTGGATCCACTCTGTGCCTGACGGTGGCATCGCGATCGTGGTTTGCGCACCCGCCGGCAGGGTGGCTGCCCCCCGGATCCGCTCATTAACGACGAGACGCAACGGGAGGTGTGCCGAGTCGGCGTCGGTCGTCGCTTCCATGGCTGACACGGTGACTTCGGTGCGCTGGCCTTCGAGTGGGGGTAGTCCGCCCCCCACGACGACTCCCGAAAGTGCTCGGTTAGCAGGCGGACCGTCCTGCCCTGTCCAGGCTACCACCGCAATATCCCCAGCTGGGGCTTCACCCGGGATAGCGAATGCTGTGGCTTGAAGATCCGAAAGAAGGTGAATCTCTCGGTGTTCCAGGTCCGCCGTGGTGAGGAGTCGGGTCGCCCGCTCGACGGCGGCGGTAAGGTCAGCTGCGGCCTCGCTGGCTTCCGTCTCCTCAATGGCTCGGCGGGCCTCCGTCATGCTTCCAGGAATAGCCGGGAGCCACGGCTCGCCGGCACGGATGACCCAGAAGCGATCTTCGTCCGTCGCAGCGTCGAGGGTCTGCGCGGCGAGTGCCTTGAGTTCGTCGAGTACTCGGACCTCACCTACAACCAGCCCGCTGCTCATCGAGTTGTCGAGGATGATGACGGTCGCGGTCGGTGGGTGTGAGGCTCCTCTTGAAGCGAAGAACAGGCGGGCGCCGGCACTGACCACGAGGAGGAGCACGATGATCCGGGCCATCATGAGCAGGATCTGGTGGAGCCGGATCTGCCGCGCGTGCTCCCGCTCTGTACGCTGGAGATATCTCAGGGCGGGGAAGCTCATCCGTCGCGTTTCATGGCGATGGAAGAGATGCAGGTAGATCGGAATCCCGATCGAGAGCCCGGCAAGCAGGAACAGGGGACTGAGTGCGCCCATGGTCGTCGAACTCGGCCCTTAGCCGAGCCGCTCCCGTTTCCGGAGGTACGCACGAAGTGCGAGCGACATCGGGCTGTCGGTGTCCACGACCTCGTAGTCGATGCCGTGTGGCCTCAGGTCGCGCCGCCACTCGTCCAGTGCATCCCGCACGGCTGCGCGATATTCGGCTCGGATGTCGGCGACGCTTACCAGAAGCTCTTCGTCTGTCTCAGGGTCGAAGAAGCGAGCCTCGGACGCCGCGGGGAGCTCCCGCTCGCCGGGGTCGACAAGGTGGAAGACCAGCACTTCATGGCCATGGTGCCGGAGGAACTTCAGTGCTGTCAGCGTCTCGTCTCTTTCAACGAGCAAGTCTGAGATCAGGACCACGAGCCCACGCCGGCGCAGACGGATCGCAAGTTCCCGGAGCGCGCTCTCGGCGGAGGTGCCGCCTGTCGCATCGAGGCCCTGAAGGCGGCGAGCGAGTTCATGCCACTGACGGCGACCGCCACGAGGTTTGACTCGCTCGACGATACGGTCGTGAAAAGCGGCCATCCCAACGGAATCGCCTTGGCGCAGGAGGATCAGCGCGATAGACGCGGCGAGGTGTCGAGCGTACCACACCTTGGTCGGCAGCGTCCCTGGATTCGAACTCCATCCCATCGATTCGCTGACGTCGATGAGCAAATGCGCTCGAAGGTTCGTTTCCTCCTCGAACTGCTTTACATAGTAACGGTCGGAGCGCCCATACATCCGCCAGTCGATGTAGCGGAGGTCGTCCCCGGCCTGATACGCCCGGAGCTCCGCATATTCAGCAGAGAAGCCGCGGTGAGGTGACTTGTGGAGACCCATGATGAATCCCTCGACCACTTCACGTGAAATGAACTCGATACCACCCAGCTGCGCGAGCGCTGTGGGGTCGAGTAGATCGGCACGAGTGCCGGTTCGCGGGCGTGGAGACGGAGCGTTCATAAGAGCCAAGGAAGCTATCGGCCAGGGGCCTGCCTCTCAACGGGCAAATACGTGTCCGGCACCCTTGAACGGTGTGTCCTCCCAAGGTGACATGTCGGTGCAAGGTTCCTTGATTTTCAAGGATTTTGCACTGAGACGCGTGCTGCGCCTCTTCTCAACGACTGAAGTCCGCATCAGGGGGTACCGATGAGCATGCAGAAGATGGCATGCATATCATGGATTGGGGCACTCGCAGCACTGGCCGTTGTCAGCTCCGTGCAGGGGCAGGTTCCGGTTAGCGTTATGGTACAGGTCTGGTTTGATCGCGGCTCTGAGCCCGTCGTGGAGATCGGTGATGAGGTGCGTATCTACTACCGAACGAACGTCGACGCTTTTGCCGCGATCTTCCTCGTCGGTACCGATGGGGACGCTTCGCTCGTCTTTCCGTCGCATCGCGCGGTGGACGGCCTCGTCGCCGCCGGCCGGGACCACCGCCTTCGGTTTCCTGAATCCGCCCGGTGGCATGCTAGGGAAGATGTCGGGCTCGGGCACTCCGTGATCATCGCTTCGTAGTCACCCTTCGACCTCTCAACCTTCGAGCGTGTGGACGGTACTGGCTGGGATCTCGAGAGCGCCGGGGTGGGTCGCTATGAAGATGTGTATGTGGCGGCAGACGGTTTCGTCACCGCAGTGCTGCCGGAATGGGAGCAGGGGCTGGAGCGATTTGCCTTCAACCTGATGACCTACGAGGTCGCGAACGCTGAGCCCTGAGGCGCCAGGCCGATCTGCTCATACACTCGTCCTCGCGTCGTATTCACAGGGGCACGCTACCCAGTTTGACACTACTAAGTCGGGTCTCGACGAGTCGTGCACCGTCCACGGCCGACCATCCTTTGTCCCCGTCCATTATGCGGCAGGGCGCTCTGCCTATAAGGAAAGGACAGTCGCAGGAGCTGCGCACTTCCGGCGGCGGTAGAGCCGAAGGGAGGGAGAGGTCTACGAGGGTGCGAACCGGTCGGTTAACTTTGACCGCTTCGCCCCCGACCTCTCGCGCTGCGACAGCCCTTGCACACCGACCTCATTCGCAATTTCTGCATCGTTGCGCACATCGATCACGGTAAGTCGACGCTCGCCGATCGGCTTCTTGAGGGTACTCAGACTCTCGAGAAGCGTCAGATGCGGGAGCAGGTGCTCGATAACAACGAGCTTGAGCGAGAGCGTGGTATCACGATCAAGCTGCACGCCGTCCGCATGGGGTATCATGCGCAGGACGGCGTCGAATACGAGCTTAACCTGATCGACACCCCCGGGCATGTCGACTTCACGTACGAGGTCTCTCGCTCTTTGGCCGCGTGCGAGGGGGCGATTCTCGTAGTCGACGCGACACAGGGTGTGCAGGCACAGACCTTGTCGAACCTCTTTCTCGCGCTCGAGGCAGATCTCGAGATTATTCCGGTCATCAACAAAATCGATTTGCCCGGTGCTGAGCCGGAGCGCCGGCGGGAGGAAGTAGCGGACCTTCTTGGTGTCGATCCGGGGACGATCCTCTTGGCCAGCGCGAAAGAGGGGATCGGCGTACCAGAGATTCTCGAAGCTGTCGTGGCGCGCGTGCCTCCGCCGGTTGGAGACCCGAGTGCTCCGCTCAGGGCGCTGATTTTCGACTCGTATTACGACAAATATCTCGGGGCTGTCCCTTCGGTGCGCGTCATCGACGGCGTCGTGAAGCCTGGGACGAGAATCACGTTCGGGAACGTCGACGCGATCTACGAAGTCACCGACGTGGGCTGTATGCGGCTCGGTAGAATTTCGCAGAAGACACTGGGCCCTGGTGAAGTCGGCTACGTCGTCGCAGCGATCAAGGAGGTCGCTGATACGAAGGTCGGAGACACCATTCTCGACGCTGAGAATCGCTCAGAAGATTTGCTGGCCGGCTACCAGGAAGTCCGCCCGATGGTCTTCGCAGGCCTCTATCCGACGAGTTCGGACGACTATGAGGATCTTCGAGACGCGCTAGCGCGTCTGAGTCTAAACGATGCCTCGCTAGGGTACGAGCCCGAGACGTCAGTGGCGCTCGGATTCGGTTTTCGATGTGGCTTCCTGGGCCTCCTGCACATGGAGATCATTCAGGAGCGACTCGAGCGGGAATTCGACGTCGATCTGATCACGACGGTCCCGAATGTGGAGTACCACGTTGAGTTGAGTGATGGGACATTCTTGCATGTCGAGAGTCCGACGAAGCTGCCGGATCCAGGCCGTATCACAGCGATCTCTGAGCCGATAGTACGGGCGCGAATTCTGTGCCCATCGGAATACATCGGTAACGTTCAGAAGCTCTGTTATGAGCGTCGCGGTATCTTCCGCGGAATGAATTACCTCGACACCGAACGGGTGGAGCTGGACTTCGAGCTCCCGCTCTCCGAGATCGTCCTCGACTTTTACGATCGCTTGAAAGGTGGGACTCGCGGATATGCCGCGCTGGACTACGAGTTCATGGAATTTCGCCCCGACAAACTGGTCCGGCTTGATGTGCTCGTGAACGGGGAGGCCGTCGATGCGTTCAGCGTGATCATTCACGAGACGAAGGCAATGGTGTATGGTCGGGAACTCGTGGCGAAGCTCAAGGAGTTGATTCCCCGACAACAGTTTGCGGTGGCCTTACAGGCGACGATTGGTAATAACGTGGTGTCGAGAACCAACGTGAAGGCACTCCGAAAGAACGTGACTGCGAAGTGTTATGGGGGTGACATCTCCCGGAAACGAAAACTCCTCGAGAAGCAGAAGGCGGGTAAGCGACGCATGAAGCAGGTGGGCACTGTTGAGATCCCGCAGGAGGCATTTCTCGCGGTGCTGAATCTCGGTGACGACTGAGGCGCCGGCCGAAGATGGCTGCGCCCCCCCGGGTGTCGGCCTGAGTAGTCGGTGGGTCCTTGGTGTAGATATCGGAGGCACGAACCTCGTGGTAGCTGCGGTGCCTGTGGTCGGTGGAGAACCCGTGGCGCTTCTGTCGGGGGATACCCGGCCCGAACGTGGCCCCGATGCGGCCGTGGCTGACATTGCCGTGATGGCGAATCGTGTGATCTCTGAGACCATCCGTGCCCAGGGCGGGGCCCGAGAGGACTTCGTAGGAGTGGGAATCGGCTCCCCCGGGCCCCTCGATCTTTCGGCCGGTGTCATTTTGATGACCCCCAACCTCGGATGGGATGGTTACCCGATCCGCGACCGCATCTCCGATGCGGTGCGACTTCCGGCTACGCTCGACAACGACGGCAACTGCGCGACGTACGGTGAATGGTGGCTCGGGGCGGGGCGGGGCATATCCTCGATGGTGTGTGTGACCGTTGGGACGGGCATCGGCGGCGGTTTCATTGAGGACGGCCGACTACTCAGAGGGGCCAGCGGCAGTGCATTGGAGATCGGGCACACCACCATCGACTTCAAGGGCAGGCGATGCGGCTGTGGCAACTACGGCTGCCTCGAGGCCTATGCGTCCGGTCCCAACATTGCGG
This window contains:
- a CDS encoding DUF4384 domain-containing protein; protein product: MSMQKMACISWIGALAALAVVSSVQGQVPVSVMVQVWFDRGSEPVVEIGDEVRIYYRTNVDAFAAIFLVGTDGDASLVFPSHRAVDGLVAAGRDHRLRFPESARWHAREDVGLGHSVIIAS
- a CDS encoding peptidylprolyl isomerase, which gives rise to MKKQWMATVVLGLTLAVGACSVGIRDEGLLARAGDYAFTVDQAVDLLADEERLAADAGVVESLAELWLDYTLLAEAAVEDSTFGNLDLQPLVEQQLAQLMVFQLRDSVIQVDTFVTDEELRERYEAEAPAVEVRARHIMLRLPIQSTQAQFDSVQALLKGIRARAIGGEAFETLALQFSQDPGTSQNGGDLGFFERGDMVAPFEEATLALQPGEISDVVETPMGLHLIRLEERRVRGFEAAAPVYRRQVQARMVQEAESLYVAAIISQVEPVPTEGAIEVVREIASNPGATLSGRAERRTLVEWETGELTVSDIREFLQLEQPQLRAQLVTSTDEEVEGFLESVARRDLLVRAAASEGLRPAADSIQGLVEEARTQLKAAARVLGLLDLDQAPGEAVEIAVSRAVQEALLDNLSGATQIVPLGIVSFQLRAGRATAVLEEGIGAVILDVAQIRAARSLSPVEQTTDSAIASADTVGG
- a CDS encoding ROK family protein, whose translation is MTTEAPAEDGCAPPGVGLSSRWVLGVDIGGTNLVVAAVPVVGGEPVALLSGDTRPERGPDAAVADIAVMANRVISETIRAQGGAREDFVGVGIGSPGPLDLSAGVILMTPNLGWDGYPIRDRISDAVRLPATLDNDGNCATYGEWWLGAGRGISSMVCVTVGTGIGGGFIEDGRLLRGASGSALEIGHTTIDFKGRRCGCGNYGCLEAYASGPNIAARAREGVEAGYPSLLSDLVDGQLDRITAALVYEALLQGDEYAQEVMTETARMLGAGLANLVNTFNPEVLVVVGGVTRAGEHLFGPLRSEVRRRAFASAIEACSIVPGVLPDTAGVIGAAGVFLAEHQS
- a CDS encoding DUF58 domain-containing protein, translated to MNAPSPRPRTGTRADLLDPTALAQLGGIEFISREVVEGFIMGLHKSPHRGFSAEYAELRAYQAGDDLRYIDWRMYGRSDRYYVKQFEEETNLRAHLLIDVSESMGWSSNPGTLPTKVWYARHLAASIALILLRQGDSVGMAAFHDRIVERVKPRGGRRQWHELARRLQGLDATGGTSAESALRELAIRLRRRGLVVLISDLLVERDETLTALKFLRHHGHEVLVFHLVDPGERELPAASEARFFDPETDEELLVSVADIRAEYRAAVRDALDEWRRDLRPHGIDYEVVDTDSPMSLALRAYLRKRERLG
- the lepA gene encoding translation elongation factor 4; the encoded protein is MHTDLIRNFCIVAHIDHGKSTLADRLLEGTQTLEKRQMREQVLDNNELERERGITIKLHAVRMGYHAQDGVEYELNLIDTPGHVDFTYEVSRSLAACEGAILVVDATQGVQAQTLSNLFLALEADLEIIPVINKIDLPGAEPERRREEVADLLGVDPGTILLASAKEGIGVPEILEAVVARVPPPVGDPSAPLRALIFDSYYDKYLGAVPSVRVIDGVVKPGTRITFGNVDAIYEVTDVGCMRLGRISQKTLGPGEVGYVVAAIKEVADTKVGDTILDAENRSEDLLAGYQEVRPMVFAGLYPTSSDDYEDLRDALARLSLNDASLGYEPETSVALGFGFRCGFLGLLHMEIIQERLEREFDVDLITTVPNVEYHVELSDGTFLHVESPTKLPDPGRITAISEPIVRARILCPSEYIGNVQKLCYERRGIFRGMNYLDTERVELDFELPLSEIVLDFYDRLKGGTRGYAALDYEFMEFRPDKLVRLDVLVNGEAVDAFSVIIHETKAMVYGRELVAKLKELIPRQQFAVALQATIGNNVVSRTNVKALRKNVTAKCYGGDISRKRKLLEKQKAGKRRMKQVGTVEIPQEAFLAVLNLGDD
- a CDS encoding BatA domain-containing protein, yielding MGALSPLFLLAGLSIGIPIYLHLFHRHETRRMSFPALRYLQRTEREHARQIRLHQILLMMARIIVLLLVVSAGARLFFASRGASHPPTATVIILDNSMSSGLVVGEVRVLDELKALAAQTLDAATDEDRFWVIRAGEPWLPAIPGSMTEARRAIEETEASEAAADLTAAVERATRLLTTADLEHREIHLLSDLQATAFAIPGEAPAGDIAVVAWTGQDGPPANRALSGVVVGGGLPPLEGQRTEVTVSAMEATTDADSAHLPLRLVVNERIRGAATLPAGAQTTIAMPPSGTEWIQGYADADPDALRADDRRFFAYRSRPAPSVAVAGSPGVFVSEAVAVLEDAGRVTPTASALANLLISANGASLDRRAATGAAVIIPPADATLLPALNRRLADGGIPWRLNPVAGGGMSDLQGSNLPSPLDGVRVRSRYALELTGDPPAPTRTLAEIDGNAWAVEGSDAVGRRYLILGSSLDTSGTSLPVSTGMLRFVDWIAGEWAGAGGGTGELLTGNPLSAPSGATHVRFPSGETFEIDGTRTVRGTGTAGFYTFLAEDTTVAVMALNTPPDESRLAALANDDMTGAIGHDVTNVSRAEAWDRTIFRVRQGPELWWPFLLAVLVLLMLEALMGTSGSWNPLTSLGSAPRRQADGLD
- the mfd gene encoding transcription-repair coupling factor is translated as MDSTNTVLRALHSSPAVRTTSEALPLPGERHVLGGAIGSLETAVVAVLHLAHPERVFVAVAESPRDAISVEADLETLLDGDEESHLYPQKEALPYEESETQLEIGGLRVEAVEALFAGRTKVIVTTPRALQERAPIPARLADLRTTLRVGAEMPFGDLTGLLEDRGFERVSLVEEVGQFAVRGGLLDVFSVSAGDPVRIEFWGDEIVSIRPFDISDQRSTGELPETHILPVDFRTDGDADGGEVWRSLLELLPSDAVVMRLGDWDMGVDFERTWNRVETLYDSLVESGAEPPLPGALFLEPSSVTERLAALPRLDIVSSRDLPRAIEASPPPEIDRDMARLDTYLRNGEATAAETLLLCDNDGQLQRLEEILGGPRRLPMGTRLGLGALAGGFELACSDPPLRVVNDHEIFRRPRRVRRSRRFRGSVALESLAQLTPGSFVVHMDHGVGQFRGLEHIKIGRAEIEVLVIEYAGGELLRLPVTRLDLIERWVGESEDSRPPRIHRIGGKRWKNLRQKTERVIEEMTTELLELYARRQTAVGFAFQPDTKWQMEMESSFLYDDTPDQRQATKDVKADMESKRPMDRLVCGDVGYGKTEIAIRAAFKAIQDGKQVAVLAPTTILAEQHRHTFEERLADYPVSVGSLSRFRSAKEQKELLTRVANGGVDIVIGTHRLLSTDVVFKDLGLLIVDEEQRFGVKHKERLKTLRASIDVLTLSATPIPRTLYLSMSGIRDLTLIRTPPRDRMPIFTNVLPWSDQLISEALHRELDRGGQAFFLHNRIDTIYTIGEQIQALVPDARIAIAHGQMSGGQLDEVMTDFVDGKVDVLICSSIIENGLDVPNANTLLVDRADRFGLSQLYQIRGRVGRSDRRAYCYLIVPDDVNKDAERRLRVLEHYTELGSGYSVALRDLELRGAGNLLGADQSGFAQQIGLDAYMRLLRKTVDRIEKGENAVEWPTPDVSLEGPAYLPDTYVSDSSQKLHLYRRLSKAETRTEVEGLKEELKDRFGPLPVEVERLMDAAAVRILGRKLGLERAIVRERSARLTFREGVVPRISALEGPMKQREAFMDVLRIHPLSVKLEQEGLEPILETVLVALSALASARKVAA